In the genome of Methylococcus sp. EFPC2, the window CCTGTTTCTATGAATGATCAACCCGGCCGTGGCCTCGTGTACGTGGTGGATGACGATCCGTCGGTTTTAAGGATGCTGGAAGCCTTGATCGGCTCCATCGATCTCAGCGTCCGGGCATTTTCCAATGCCGCCGATTTCCTAGAGATCTACCAGCCGGCTGTTTGCGAATGCCTGGTCTGCGATATGCGCATGCCCGAGATAGGCGGGCTGGAATTGCAGAAGCGGCTGCTGGCCAAAGGCGCCACCTTGCCGATCATCTTCCTCACCGGCCATGCCGAGGTGGCATTGGCGGTCGAGTGCATGAAAAACGGGGCGTTCGACTTCGTCGAAAAACCCTTCGGGGCGCAGGCCTTGCTCGACAAGGTTCAGCAGGCATTGGAGCGCAGCTGCCGTCTGCACGCCGAGCGCCGGCACCGCTCAACCATCGAGGCGAGATTGGCGTTGCTGACGCCCAAGGAACAAAAAATCGCCAAATTGGTATCGGAAGGAAAGTCGAGCCGGGATATTTCGGAGATCGTGGGCTGTAGTGTGCGTACCGTGGAAAATCACCGAGCCCATATCCTGGAGAAACTGCACGTGAACTCCACGGTCGAGCTGGTGCGGCTCTTCCTGTAACACCGCTCAGCGCATCGCAAAGCGGCTGCCGGCCAGCATTTCGCGCAGGCTGTCATCCGCTCGTCGCCCGTGTCGCATCAGCCAGGGCGCACCCTTGACCCATTCGGTGATGGGCTCCACCAGCGTCATGAATGCGCTGACGAGCGAGGGATCCAGCTTGCCCTCCTCGGTTTCGCTGCGCATCATCTGCAAGGCGGCCGCTATCGGCAAACCCTTCTTGTAGGGCCGCTCGCTGATAAGGGCGTCGAAGACATCGAGGATCTGGAATACCCGCGCGAGATAGGGAATGTTCTCTCCGGCGAGGCCATCCGGGTAACCCCTGCCGTCCCACCGCTCATGGTGATAGCGGATGATGTCCAGCGTCAGGGTCATGGAATGCAGCCGCTTGCAGATTTCCGCCCCGATGAGCGGATGCTTGCGCATTATGACCCACTCCTCCTCGTCCAAGGGGCCGTTCTTCAACAGGATGGCATCCGGCACGGCGATTTTCCCGATGTCATGCAGCACCGCCCCGTGGCGCAAAGCCGCCCGCTCCCGAAAAGGCAGATTGAGGGCTTCGCCAAACAGCGCTCCGAGATGGGCCAAACGGGCACAGTGGTCTCCGGTCCCGTGGTCACGCGCTTCCACCATTTGCGCCATGGTGTAGAGCACGGATTCGGCGTCGTCGAGCTGGTCGGTGATGCGCTTGCGCTGGGCCGCTCCCCGCACGCGCGCTTCCAGCTCCATGGGCGAACACGGCTTGGCGACGAAATCATTGGCGCCGGCGTGCAGGCAGTCGACGACGTCGCTCAGACCGTTGCGCCCCGTGAGCATGATGATGGGCATCAACTTGAACGAGGGCCGAACGCGGATGGCGCGACAGACTTCCGGCCCGGTCATGTCCGGCAGGTTGTAGTCCAGAAGGATGACATCGAAATCCGCCTGTTCGAGACAAGCGAGGGCGTCCCGTCCGCAATTGGCCGCTAGGACCTGATAGCTGTGATCGTCCAGAATGTGGCGCATCAAGCGAATCTGCTGATCATCGTCATCCACCAACAGGATGCCGTAAGGCCCCCGCTCGAAATCGGCAGTATTGTGGTGACTCGCGGGCTGGACTGAATGCATATGGCTCATGACGGTCTCCTGGGGCTGCGCTGATTCAGGCGGCTCCAGTTTTCGCCAGGGCAACGCCGCCGGACAGAGTGGTTCTACTCATTCCACGCTGTTGTTTTTTCTTACTCCCGCGGCTGTACGCTGCCGGATGAAGGCAGCAATTCGTTCACCGCCTCGAACAGCTTGACCATGGGCACGGGTTTCAGGAGGAACTTGCTGATCCCGTGCTGCCGCGCGGTGGACTCGTCGATCTCGTTGCTGTAGCCGGTGCACAGTATCACCGGTAGGACCGGACTCAGCCTGAGCAGCTCGCGGGCCAGCTTGGCGCCGGTCAAACCGGGCATGGTCTGGTCCGTGATCACCAGGTCGTAGGCCGCCGGCTCCGCGCGGAAGACGGAGAGGGCTTCGCGCGGGTCGGTGAACCCGCTGACTTTGCAGCCGATGTTTTCCAGCAAGTCCCGGGTAAAACTCACGATGGAAGGCTCGTCATCCACCACCATCACGCGCCCCCTGACCCGGGGTGCCAAGCCAGGCGCCGCGTGCGGGCCGAAAAATGTCATGGCTTCGATGGCCGGGGCGACGGCCGGGAAATAGACCCGGAATTCCGCTCCCCGCCCGCCGCCCGAGATCACCTCGACGTGCCCTCCGGCCGCATGGACGATGCCGTGTAATACCGACAGACCCAAGCCCGTCCCCCGGCCGACCTCCTTGGTCGTGAAAAAAGGTTCGAACAGGCGGGAAATGTGCTTGGCCGGGATGCCGTGTCCCTGGTCCTTGATCGATATCATGACAAACTCGCCTTGAAAGTCGTAATGACACGAGGAGCAAACCCGGTGGGTATCGAAAAATACCGCGTTGACCCTGATATCCATACGCCCTTTGCCCTGCGTGGCATCCCGGGCGTTGATGCCAAGATTCATCAATACCTGATGGAGTTGGACCGGATTGAT includes:
- a CDS encoding HD domain-containing phosphohydrolase — translated: MSHMHSVQPASHHNTADFERGPYGILLVDDDDQQIRLMRHILDDHSYQVLAANCGRDALACLEQADFDVILLDYNLPDMTGPEVCRAIRVRPSFKLMPIIMLTGRNGLSDVVDCLHAGANDFVAKPCSPMELEARVRGAAQRKRITDQLDDAESVLYTMAQMVEARDHGTGDHCARLAHLGALFGEALNLPFRERAALRHGAVLHDIGKIAVPDAILLKNGPLDEEEWVIMRKHPLIGAEICKRLHSMTLTLDIIRYHHERWDGRGYPDGLAGENIPYLARVFQILDVFDALISERPYKKGLPIAAALQMMRSETEEGKLDPSLVSAFMTLVEPITEWVKGAPWLMRHGRRADDSLREMLAGSRFAMR
- a CDS encoding response regulator transcription factor, giving the protein MNDQPGRGLVYVVDDDPSVLRMLEALIGSIDLSVRAFSNAADFLEIYQPAVCECLVCDMRMPEIGGLELQKRLLAKGATLPIIFLTGHAEVALAVECMKNGAFDFVEKPFGAQALLDKVQQALERSCRLHAERRHRSTIEARLALLTPKEQKIAKLVSEGKSSRDISEIVGCSVRTVENHRAHILEKLHVNSTVELVRLFL